One Megasphaera vaginalis (ex Bordigoni et al. 2020) genomic region harbors:
- a CDS encoding cobyrinate a,c-diamide synthase — MSTAAVPRLLLAAPQSGSGKTTVVCALLRALVGRGKRVAAFKSGPDYIDPAFHRRITGTASRNLDLFLLGRHEAGAVAVRRILAEHGAGADMAVIEGAMGYYDGIGLTAEASAYDLARVTETPVILVVDGKGSALSLAASLKGLASFRHDSYVAGFIVNHVKPSVYAYYRERWEQESGLCSCGYLPPLPECRLENRHLGLVGAAEVATIDEIIARLGRVAGETLDLERLCRLAEQAPAVAVEPLTLSPVGSVRVAVARDEAFCFYYDDVFDLLRRLGAELVFFSPLHDAALPDCEALYLGGGYPELHASALSGNASMRRSIRDALGKGLPCFAECGGYMYLQQGFGEGTAFTPWVGAIPTECTLTDKLRHFGYIELTAQEDTLLCRKGETITAHEFHYSASDSDGTAFTAVKASGKGSWPAYYSCGNLLAGYPHLHLYSRPQWAARFLRKALAWKKERIGMSWK, encoded by the coding sequence ATGAGCACTGCAGCTGTGCCGCGGCTTTTGCTGGCAGCGCCGCAGAGCGGCAGCGGCAAGACAACAGTTGTTTGTGCCCTGCTTCGTGCTTTGGTCGGGCGCGGCAAACGGGTCGCAGCGTTCAAGAGCGGCCCGGACTACATTGATCCCGCTTTTCACCGCCGTATTACCGGTACGGCTTCGCGGAACCTGGATCTTTTTCTCTTGGGGCGGCATGAAGCCGGGGCCGTTGCTGTACGCCGCATCTTGGCGGAGCATGGCGCTGGCGCCGACATGGCGGTTATCGAAGGGGCAATGGGCTATTACGACGGTATCGGCCTGACGGCGGAGGCATCGGCCTATGACTTGGCTCGCGTTACGGAGACGCCGGTCATTCTCGTTGTGGACGGTAAAGGATCGGCATTATCGCTTGCCGCATCGTTGAAGGGCTTGGCGTCGTTTCGCCATGACAGTTATGTCGCCGGCTTTATCGTCAATCATGTCAAGCCGTCGGTATACGCGTACTATCGGGAACGTTGGGAGCAGGAGAGCGGTCTTTGCAGTTGCGGCTATCTGCCGCCTTTGCCGGAATGCCGTCTCGAGAACCGTCATTTAGGATTAGTAGGCGCCGCCGAAGTTGCGACTATAGACGAGATTATCGCCAGACTGGGCCGAGTTGCCGGTGAGACGTTAGACCTGGAGCGCCTGTGCCGTTTGGCGGAACAGGCGCCGGCTGTTGCCGTTGAGCCCCTTACCCTTTCGCCCGTCGGTTCGGTTCGCGTAGCCGTAGCGAGGGATGAAGCCTTCTGCTTTTATTATGACGACGTCTTCGACTTGCTGCGCCGTTTGGGAGCGGAACTCGTCTTTTTCAGCCCCCTTCACGATGCGGCGTTGCCGGACTGCGAGGCCCTGTATCTGGGCGGCGGCTATCCGGAACTGCATGCTTCGGCGCTGAGCGGCAATGCGTCTATGCGTCGTTCCATTAGGGACGCCTTGGGCAAGGGGCTGCCGTGTTTTGCCGAATGCGGCGGCTATATGTATCTCCAACAGGGATTCGGAGAAGGGACGGCCTTCACTCCCTGGGTTGGCGCTATCCCGACGGAATGTACGCTGACAGACAAGCTGCGCCATTTCGGCTATATCGAATTGACGGCGCAGGAAGATACGCTTCTTTGCCGAAAAGGAGAAACGATTACAGCTCACGAATTTCACTATTCTGCAAGCGACAGTGACGGCACCGCTTTTACGGCGGTGAAAGCCTCCGGCAAGGGGAGTTGGCCCGCCTATTACAGCTGCGGCAATCTTCTGGCCGGGTATCCCCATCTGCATCTGTACAGCCGGCCGCAGTGGGCGGCGCGGTTTTTGCGGAAAGCCTTAGCGTGGAAAAAAGAAAGGATAGGAATGTCATGGAAATAG
- a CDS encoding precorrin-8X methylmutase: MEIEHVLPQDIERRSMEIIDEELGEITIAPEKLAVVKRVIHTSADFEYARTLRFSGGAVASGLAALQQGCTIVTDTNMACTGINQGALHTLGCRKVCFMADVDVAAAAKAAGTTRAAAAMRKAAALAGPLIVAVGNAPTALFSLAELIDSGAVAPALVIAVPVGFVNVVQAKERIMACSVPYITAVGRKGGSNIAAAICNALLYTLTGGRRP, from the coding sequence ATGGAAATAGAACATGTGTTGCCTCAGGACATAGAACGGCGCAGCATGGAGATCATCGATGAAGAACTGGGCGAAATTACGATTGCGCCGGAAAAGCTGGCTGTCGTCAAGCGCGTCATTCATACGAGTGCCGATTTTGAATACGCCAGAACGCTCCGTTTCAGCGGCGGCGCTGTAGCAAGCGGCTTGGCGGCACTACAGCAGGGATGCACCATCGTGACCGATACGAACATGGCCTGTACCGGTATCAACCAGGGCGCGTTGCATACGCTGGGGTGTCGCAAGGTCTGCTTTATGGCCGACGTCGACGTTGCCGCCGCTGCTAAAGCGGCCGGTACGACGCGGGCAGCGGCGGCGATGCGAAAAGCGGCGGCGTTGGCAGGCCCGTTGATCGTTGCCGTCGGCAACGCGCCGACAGCGCTTTTCAGTCTGGCCGAGCTCATCGACAGCGGCGCCGTCGCACCGGCCTTGGTGATCGCCGTGCCTGTCGGGTTCGTCAACGTCGTGCAGGCCAAGGAACGGATCATGGCTTGCAGCGTGCCGTATATTACCGCAGTAGGCCGTAAAGGCGGCAGCAATATTGCCGCCGCAATTTGCAACGCCTTGCTTTACACGCTGACCGGAGGTCGCCGGCCATGA
- the cbiE gene encoding precorrin-6y C5,15-methyltransferase (decarboxylating) subunit CbiE: MLPIHVIAMGPGNRELLTAAAARALSTCTVVAGDRRLLEAVPDSVRREPLTRPSALRALAASLDHEHDVLGIVVSGDVGFYSLAKAIRDFPDCTVQRHCGISSLVYFAAQLGMSWEDVYVVSRHGRKQALAPAVLQHGKVFCLTGGIDRAEVLCRELCAAGLGGLQVYVGEYLSYDRERIRAGTASELAALHFDSLAVMMILNEAPAVAGKGVHGLDDRLFLRGDVPMTKQEVRSVAISKLAPRVGDTIYDVGAGTGSCSVELALQAPLGKVYALEVKAAALQLLEANKARFGVENMHIVSGEASEHIAALPPCDCAFIGGTKGRLAAILDRIYEKNERCRVVITAVTLETVSEAITYYKDKDGYRFDIVNLFVAAGRQAAAYTMMIGQNPVYIMRAVKQGGES; the protein is encoded by the coding sequence ATGCTTCCCATTCATGTGATCGCCATGGGGCCCGGCAACAGAGAGTTGCTGACGGCGGCGGCGGCGCGGGCGTTGTCAACTTGCACGGTAGTGGCAGGCGATCGGCGTCTGCTCGAAGCCGTACCGGATTCCGTGCGTCGGGAGCCGTTGACCAGGCCGTCGGCGCTGCGTGCGTTGGCGGCATCGCTGGATCACGAACACGATGTGTTGGGCATTGTCGTTTCCGGTGATGTCGGCTTCTACAGCCTGGCCAAAGCAATCCGCGATTTTCCGGATTGCACCGTTCAGCGTCATTGCGGTATCAGCAGTCTCGTCTATTTTGCCGCTCAATTAGGCATGTCCTGGGAAGATGTTTATGTCGTCAGCCGTCATGGCCGCAAGCAGGCGCTGGCTCCTGCCGTATTGCAGCATGGCAAGGTTTTTTGCCTTACCGGCGGCATTGATCGGGCCGAGGTGCTGTGCCGCGAACTCTGCGCTGCCGGTTTGGGCGGGCTGCAGGTTTACGTCGGGGAATACTTGTCGTACGACAGGGAACGGATCCGCGCCGGTACGGCGTCGGAATTGGCGGCTCTGCACTTTGACAGCTTGGCGGTTATGATGATTCTCAACGAAGCGCCGGCAGTTGCCGGTAAAGGCGTGCATGGCTTGGATGACCGTCTTTTTTTGCGCGGCGACGTGCCGATGACAAAACAGGAAGTGCGTTCCGTCGCCATTTCCAAGTTGGCTCCCCGTGTTGGCGATACGATTTATGATGTCGGCGCCGGTACCGGTTCCTGTTCCGTCGAATTGGCGTTGCAGGCGCCGTTAGGAAAGGTGTACGCTTTGGAGGTCAAGGCGGCGGCGCTGCAGTTGCTTGAAGCCAATAAGGCGCGTTTCGGCGTGGAAAATATGCATATCGTCAGCGGTGAGGCTTCGGAACATATCGCTGCGCTGCCGCCTTGCGACTGCGCCTTTATTGGCGGTACAAAGGGGCGGTTGGCGGCCATATTGGACCGTATTTACGAAAAAAATGAGCGTTGCCGCGTCGTCATAACGGCGGTCACATTGGAAACGGTAAGCGAAGCAATCACCTATTATAAGGATAAAGACGGCTATCGTTTCGATATCGTCAACCTCTTTGTTGCCGCAGGCAGACAGGCTGCCGCGTATACGATGATGATCGGACAAAATCCGGTTTACATTATGCGCGCCGTCAAGCAAGGCGGCGAATCATGA
- a CDS encoding LTA synthase family protein, with translation MFEQLVLSVQQDIKLFIFFPILCAIFRYLFIKIYSPYKVLNGKGTIVRRCFRYGFWWGMTYNAYAFLIPFLCITVPSLFFPQVGRAGDSLRLSMGCIYAVVLYIAFVGKLIFYRHFHDIYNHNLPLVRHAEKHNLLDIFFHQDHGAFLLFSLIPYSVAAAYGIHSFLLLPSFSYASFSSLPVAYLFNTGILGALVLGFFFFKWGGTLNPRKKKTWATMPGIVKKELFFANAAADDLLILERVFARSAEGRRNESDAEALAVIRTVAVSEPAETDKNPLYSFKRVSKGARIKKPSHIFLFVGESYLQQLFDPAYDCLHVVSGGKRFREDEDTLSFANALSAGLVSRPSIVSLMSGIFDMGLELNELKSFWNGTVPTSLPLQLKKLGYRTAYWYGGSLKSGNFDRFAPACGFDRALTAVEFCAPDAPRTWVGVYDNVFLKRTAELIEGSSFSAPEFHFIYTTSYHAPFKIDVKRYGYQLDEVMPEAPQDVKRDSDIQRNMSALWFADHAIGKFIERMRRLFPDSLFILTGDHAINLDMFSKTSLINRAVSFREQHCPVLMINHCELTKDMFAGNTIASHMNIMPTIMELIAPKGFAYYSLLPALTEKIDHIVSPYHWLRRDAIGSYDHDFYQPLGKEHCEGELLQGDIPYKEEQLAFKSLTRYMVRHPELLRPVQDLLQ, from the coding sequence GTGTTTGAGCAATTGGTGTTGTCGGTGCAGCAGGATATCAAGTTGTTTATCTTCTTTCCGATCTTATGTGCCATTTTCCGGTATTTGTTTATCAAAATATATAGCCCGTATAAGGTGCTCAATGGAAAAGGGACGATAGTCCGGCGTTGTTTTCGGTATGGGTTCTGGTGGGGCATGACGTACAATGCATATGCTTTTTTGATTCCCTTTTTGTGTATAACGGTGCCGTCACTTTTTTTCCCGCAAGTGGGGAGAGCTGGCGACAGCTTGCGTCTGAGTATGGGATGCATTTATGCAGTTGTCTTGTATATCGCGTTTGTCGGCAAACTCATTTTTTATCGTCATTTCCATGATATTTATAATCATAACCTGCCCTTGGTCAGACATGCGGAAAAGCATAATTTGTTGGATATCTTTTTTCACCAGGACCATGGCGCGTTTCTCTTGTTCAGTCTGATTCCGTACAGTGTTGCCGCCGCTTACGGCATTCATTCTTTTCTGCTCCTGCCGAGTTTTTCGTATGCGTCATTTTCGTCTTTACCGGTTGCGTATCTGTTCAATACGGGCATACTCGGCGCTCTTGTCCTAGGGTTCTTCTTCTTCAAATGGGGCGGCACCTTGAATCCGCGGAAAAAGAAAACGTGGGCGACGATGCCGGGGATTGTAAAAAAGGAACTCTTTTTTGCCAACGCCGCGGCCGATGATCTGCTTATTTTGGAACGCGTGTTTGCCCGCTCGGCAGAGGGGCGCAGGAACGAATCGGATGCGGAAGCGTTGGCGGTTATCCGGACGGTGGCGGTAAGCGAGCCGGCTGAAACGGATAAAAACCCGTTGTATTCTTTCAAGCGCGTGTCGAAGGGGGCGCGTATAAAAAAACCGTCGCATATTTTTTTGTTTGTCGGCGAGAGCTATTTGCAGCAGCTGTTTGATCCCGCATATGATTGTCTGCATGTCGTCAGCGGCGGCAAACGGTTTCGGGAAGATGAAGATACCTTATCGTTTGCCAACGCCTTATCGGCAGGGTTGGTGTCTCGTCCGTCTATCGTCAGTCTGATGTCCGGCATTTTCGACATGGGTTTGGAGCTGAACGAGCTGAAAAGTTTCTGGAACGGTACGGTTCCGACGTCCTTGCCGCTGCAGTTGAAGAAGCTGGGATATCGGACAGCCTATTGGTACGGCGGCAGTCTGAAATCCGGTAATTTTGATCGCTTTGCGCCGGCTTGCGGCTTCGATCGGGCATTGACGGCCGTTGAGTTCTGTGCGCCCGATGCGCCGCGGACCTGGGTAGGTGTTTATGATAATGTTTTCCTTAAAAGAACAGCCGAGCTTATTGAGGGCAGTTCCTTCTCCGCTCCTGAATTCCATTTCATCTACACAACGTCGTATCATGCGCCCTTTAAGATTGATGTAAAACGGTACGGCTATCAGCTGGATGAAGTCATGCCGGAGGCGCCGCAGGATGTCAAGCGTGATTCAGATATACAGCGAAATATGAGCGCTCTCTGGTTTGCGGACCATGCAATCGGCAAATTCATTGAACGGATGCGCCGTCTCTTTCCGGACAGTTTGTTTATTCTGACCGGCGATCACGCCATTAATTTGGATATGTTCAGTAAAACGTCCCTCATTAATCGGGCTGTCAGCTTCCGGGAGCAGCATTGTCCCGTATTGATGATCAATCACTGCGAACTGACGAAGGATATGTTTGCCGGCAATACGATTGCCAGTCATATGAATATTATGCCGACGATTATGGAATTGATTGCACCCAAGGGATTTGCCTATTATTCGCTGTTGCCGGCGCTGACGGAGAAGATAGATCATATCGTTTCGCCGTATCATTGGCTGCGCAGGGATGCGATCGGATCCTATGACCATGATTTTTACCAGCCGCTGGGGAAAGAACATTGCGAAGGGGAATTGCTGCAAGGTGACATTCCGTACAAGGAAGAACAGTTGGCCTTCAAAAGCCTTACCCGCTATATGGTACGCCATCCCGAACTGCTGCGGCCTGTTCAGGATTTGTTGCAGTAG
- the cobJ gene encoding precorrin-3B C(17)-methyltransferase, producing MKNRMYVVGIGPGTKEDMTLRAARALADSDVIVGYTTYIDLIRGDYGDKEYIATPMTSEVQRCRLAVEAAASGKKVALISSGDAGVYGMAGILHEVAASYDDLEIAVIPGVTAACSGAALLGAPLIHDFCLISLSDLLTPWGQIAKRLEAAAQADFVITLYNPGSKKRKDYLARACAIIGKYRSGETPAGIVRNIGREGETALLSTLQALAGADVDMFTTVFIGNSRTQVINGRMVTPRGYRL from the coding sequence ATGAAAAACAGAATGTATGTTGTCGGTATCGGTCCCGGGACGAAAGAGGATATGACTTTACGCGCAGCTCGTGCGTTGGCTGACAGTGACGTTATTGTCGGCTATACGACGTATATCGATCTGATTCGCGGCGATTACGGCGATAAGGAATATATCGCCACGCCGATGACGAGTGAAGTGCAGCGGTGCCGACTGGCTGTTGAGGCGGCCGCGTCCGGTAAGAAGGTTGCCCTGATTTCCAGCGGTGATGCCGGCGTTTACGGTATGGCGGGCATCTTGCATGAGGTGGCTGCATCCTATGACGACCTCGAGATTGCCGTCATTCCCGGCGTTACGGCGGCATGCTCAGGGGCGGCTTTGTTGGGAGCGCCGCTGATCCATGATTTTTGCCTCATTTCACTGAGTGACTTGCTGACGCCGTGGGGACAGATCGCCAAACGGCTGGAAGCGGCGGCGCAGGCTGATTTCGTCATTACCCTTTATAATCCGGGCAGTAAAAAAAGAAAAGATTACCTTGCCAGGGCCTGTGCGATTATCGGAAAGTACCGTAGCGGCGAAACTCCGGCGGGGATTGTCCGCAATATCGGCAGAGAAGGAGAGACGGCTCTGTTAAGTACGTTACAAGCCTTGGCCGGAGCAGATGTCGACATGTTTACGACCGTGTTTATCGGCAATAGCCGGACGCAGGTGATTAACGGGCGGATGGTGACGCCGCGGGGGTATCGGTTATGA
- a CDS encoding glycosyltransferase family 2 protein: MSTLSVLILTKNEEENMTAVIGSARQCTSDIIVVDAGSTDGTVAMAKACGARVIYHEWENDFAKQRNIARDSSTADWILYLDADERIDVKLAEEIRQVVEADDQSKQYGMKRKSVAFGKKFTYGVLYPDTVMRLFPRQSVVWVNKVHERPDCVLTAKILSGYMEHHTYKNWQQWEKKLCLYTTAWAENAFENGKTISKSGILGHALGGFFKMFMLRRGFLDGWMGTYMCFNHFFYELLKYLKLYELNHEKENRGIIDKTENSDQGDA, from the coding sequence GTGAGTACATTATCCGTTTTAATTTTGACCAAAAATGAAGAAGAAAATATGACGGCTGTCATTGGTAGTGCGCGACAGTGTACGAGTGATATTATCGTAGTCGATGCAGGCAGTACGGATGGCACGGTTGCTATGGCTAAAGCCTGCGGCGCCCGTGTCATCTATCATGAGTGGGAAAATGATTTTGCCAAACAACGAAATATTGCAAGAGACAGTTCAACTGCAGATTGGATCTTATATTTGGATGCAGATGAACGAATAGATGTGAAGCTTGCTGAAGAAATACGGCAGGTAGTAGAGGCAGATGATCAGAGCAAACAATATGGCATGAAACGTAAGTCTGTGGCTTTCGGCAAAAAGTTTACTTACGGAGTGTTGTATCCGGATACGGTCATGCGGTTGTTCCCGCGGCAATCTGTTGTATGGGTCAATAAAGTGCATGAGCGGCCGGACTGTGTTTTGACGGCAAAAATCTTATCCGGATACATGGAACACCATACGTACAAAAATTGGCAACAGTGGGAGAAAAAACTTTGTCTTTATACGACGGCTTGGGCTGAAAATGCCTTTGAAAATGGTAAAACGATCAGTAAGAGCGGAATATTGGGGCATGCTTTGGGCGGTTTTTTCAAAATGTTTATGTTAAGGCGAGGATTTCTGGACGGTTGGATGGGAACGTATATGTGTTTTAACCATTTCTTTTACGAACTGTTAAAATATTTAAAATTATATGAATTGAACCATGAAAAGGAAAATAGAGGCATTATCGACAAAACTGAAAACAGCGATCAGGGCGATGCATAA
- a CDS encoding glycosyltransferase family 2 protein: protein MAAQNDGSFLVSVIVPVYNVEPYIKKCIESIRNQTYDNLEIILIDDGSTDNSGKICDMYQMDTRIKVIHQKNQGVSRARNTGLDQMSGDYVLFVDSDDYIHKDLVFHCIEAVKKYNADIVTFNSFTIKNGKETMQSLQKHLLQNRDTYYQAILEDSIPCYVWNKFYKSELWQDTRMAGNTDFEDLLVMPFVIKKVKSVYLLDEALYYYNGDNNGSITHNISPKSKYGLFKSFETRIPLSIENGMKEYSIYCRYRAIRSAVGGIGLNFANPLLTMDQRQDMLNYLAAEEKKADRPRVGLKYELLFYGALHAPWISRFYGKSMYGIQRLKKLFSS, encoded by the coding sequence ATGGCAGCACAGAATGACGGATCATTTTTGGTCTCGGTTATTGTTCCTGTGTATAACGTGGAACCGTACATAAAAAAATGTATTGAAAGCATTCGGAATCAAACTTATGATAATTTGGAAATTATCCTGATTGATGACGGATCTACCGATAACAGCGGTAAAATATGCGATATGTATCAGATGGATACTCGTATTAAAGTTATTCATCAAAAGAATCAGGGTGTCAGTCGAGCAAGGAATACCGGCCTTGATCAAATGAGCGGAGATTATGTTTTATTCGTGGACAGCGATGATTATATCCATAAGGACTTAGTGTTCCATTGTATCGAAGCGGTGAAAAAATATAATGCAGATATCGTTACTTTTAACTCATTTACGATTAAAAATGGGAAAGAAACGATGCAGTCATTACAGAAACATTTGCTTCAAAACAGGGACACGTATTATCAGGCGATCCTTGAAGACAGCATTCCTTGTTATGTTTGGAATAAATTTTATAAAAGTGAATTGTGGCAGGATACACGCATGGCAGGCAATACTGATTTTGAAGATTTACTTGTCATGCCGTTCGTTATCAAGAAGGTCAAGAGCGTTTATTTGTTAGATGAAGCGTTATATTACTATAATGGCGATAATAATGGGTCCATCACACATAACATTAGTCCTAAGTCGAAATACGGATTGTTTAAATCTTTTGAGACCAGGATTCCTTTGTCCATAGAAAACGGCATGAAAGAATATAGCATTTATTGCAGATATCGGGCTATTCGAAGCGCTGTCGGCGGTATTGGACTGAATTTTGCCAATCCTTTATTAACTATGGATCAGCGGCAGGATATGTTGAATTACTTAGCTGCTGAAGAAAAAAAGGCTGACAGACCGAGAGTGGGATTAAAATATGAACTCTTATTTTATGGGGCCTTACACGCGCCGTGGATTTCCAGATTTTATGGTAAGTCCATGTATGGTATACAACGCTTGAAAAAGTTGTTTTCATCTTAA
- the cobK gene encoding precorrin-6A reductase, translating to MNPTIWLLAGTTEGRQLAEWLAGKAATVYVSAATAYGASLLPQADNINIQGGRLDYEAMAAFAEQVHPDMIIDATHPYALVVTENIRKLCAAKHIVRYRIVRPAEEEDAAVVVSSAAAAVQWLRQREGNVFLTTGSKDLAAFTLLPQYAERVTVRILPVQDSLRKALDLGYHPSRIIAMQGPFSEDLNRAMFLQCRATFVVTKDSGRIGGYEEKAAAAEKAGARLLVIGRQAETGQRTEDMIAVLTAYLQR from the coding sequence ATGAATCCGACGATCTGGCTTTTGGCCGGAACGACGGAAGGCCGTCAGCTTGCCGAATGGCTTGCCGGTAAAGCGGCGACCGTTTATGTTTCGGCTGCGACGGCTTACGGCGCGTCTCTGCTGCCGCAGGCGGACAACATCAATATACAGGGCGGACGTTTAGATTATGAGGCGATGGCGGCTTTTGCGGAGCAAGTTCATCCCGATATGATCATTGATGCGACGCATCCGTATGCCCTGGTCGTAACGGAAAATATACGCAAGCTCTGTGCGGCGAAACATATTGTCCGTTACCGCATCGTGCGGCCTGCGGAAGAGGAAGACGCCGCTGTCGTCGTGTCGTCCGCCGCTGCCGCCGTACAATGGCTGCGGCAGCGGGAAGGCAACGTTTTTCTGACGACAGGCAGCAAGGATCTGGCGGCGTTTACGCTGTTGCCGCAGTATGCCGAACGCGTTACTGTCCGTATCCTGCCGGTTCAGGATTCGTTGCGGAAGGCTTTGGATCTCGGGTATCATCCTTCCCGCATTATCGCCATGCAGGGACCGTTTTCGGAAGACTTGAACAGGGCCATGTTCCTGCAGTGCAGGGCGACATTCGTCGTCACCAAAGATTCGGGGCGAATCGGCGGTTATGAAGAGAAGGCGGCGGCGGCGGAAAAGGCAGGAGCCAGGCTGCTGGTCATTGGCCGGCAGGCAGAGACAGGTCAACGTACGGAGGACATGATCGCCGTTCTTACCGCGTATTTGCAAAGATAA
- a CDS encoding glycosyltransferase, whose protein sequence is MRVAILETVKTNGGFEQEFDRLIIDELKCQGHEPLLLLPENSSLSVDFDVPIEYLQGGSIISYEGAGKLKKRWLSLQREARRIRWFNSAYERAARREFDAIILTTATYRYLRSLHKSKLKESPIPVIFIFLGVNPQEKPKFLVQAERCKDYKNIRLKVTSLRNDFLQDNVSNVEVIQPPVLRPAGVSAASHLTYREPIRIGFFGHYRQGEKNIDKIIQAFVQAELDGLAHLVVQLAPTESADIASASAIMKKYDNEANVSFIKGKLYGKEWYDALSAVDVLFLPYQDKRYVYNWSAVYFNAMALCKPVLTTAVLNPEVLARYKIGEAVQLDDLRVLSEQIHEFIYTYREKLPIYEANLFNVNQEFSAANFLKALLK, encoded by the coding sequence ATGCGTGTAGCTATTTTGGAAACGGTTAAAACTAATGGAGGATTTGAGCAGGAATTTGACCGCTTAATTATTGATGAGCTTAAATGTCAAGGACACGAACCTCTCCTGCTGTTACCGGAAAACAGCAGTTTATCTGTAGATTTCGATGTGCCCATAGAATACTTGCAAGGCGGCAGTATCATATCGTATGAAGGGGCGGGAAAATTAAAAAAAAGATGGCTTTCTTTACAACGGGAAGCTCGTCGTATCCGTTGGTTTAATTCTGCATATGAAAGAGCGGCCCGCAGAGAGTTTGACGCTATTATATTGACGACGGCGACGTATCGATATTTACGGTCACTTCATAAGAGTAAGTTGAAAGAGAGTCCTATACCGGTTATTTTTATTTTTTTGGGTGTCAATCCGCAAGAAAAACCGAAATTTTTAGTACAAGCCGAACGGTGTAAGGACTATAAAAATATTCGTTTAAAGGTAACTTCATTAAGAAACGATTTTTTGCAGGACAATGTTTCTAATGTGGAGGTTATTCAACCGCCCGTTCTTCGCCCTGCAGGAGTGTCCGCAGCTTCTCATTTAACCTATCGGGAACCGATTCGTATCGGTTTTTTTGGACATTACCGGCAAGGTGAAAAAAATATTGACAAGATTATTCAGGCATTTGTTCAGGCCGAATTGGACGGGCTGGCGCATCTTGTCGTTCAACTTGCACCTACGGAGAGTGCAGATATTGCTTCTGCCTCAGCCATTATGAAGAAATATGATAACGAGGCCAATGTGTCATTTATCAAAGGCAAGTTATATGGAAAAGAGTGGTATGACGCGTTGTCAGCGGTTGATGTTCTCTTTTTGCCGTATCAAGATAAGCGATACGTATACAATTGGAGTGCCGTTTATTTTAATGCAATGGCGTTGTGTAAGCCTGTTTTGACGACTGCCGTGTTAAATCCCGAAGTATTGGCCCGCTATAAAATAGGCGAAGCAGTTCAATTGGATGATTTGCGGGTATTATCTGAACAAATACATGAATTTATTTATACATATCGAGAAAAACTGCCAATTTATGAAGCCAATCTGTTTAACGTCAATCAGGAATTTAGCGCAGCTAATTTTTTAAAGGCCCTTTTAAAGTAG
- a CDS encoding nucleoid-associated protein yields MMIQQAVLHVLDFHTNACILSQKPLDFTNETVYEYVDKQVSRVLHDPSRQTGVFYATSHYQELLQRYLAGTADFAEVASETAKKLYDILSLWDEPISLDLLFVAFRDDHEENRIGIFLLENKTAYTHQILDDEGSVYSKLIKHYAILPNTTQKVDAYAIVGLHDLSVTFVDKKRRVNGEELLILPERLLQCTAVISGKEAVQKANKIALAVADEFGADPIRVLSKAKQYVAANAELPDEFSPREMGTCVFADSPPLQEAFSEQAAAAGLPETVAVEEEYARKTGTMHKIKTDTGIEITFPSAYIENTEFIQFITNPDGTLSIELKKIAKIMNK; encoded by the coding sequence ATGATGATACAACAAGCCGTCTTGCATGTGCTCGATTTCCATACGAATGCCTGTATCCTTTCACAAAAGCCGCTCGATTTCACGAATGAGACCGTTTATGAGTATGTCGATAAACAGGTGAGTCGCGTTCTCCACGATCCGTCCCGGCAAACGGGCGTGTTTTATGCGACAAGCCATTATCAGGAACTGTTGCAGCGTTATTTGGCGGGCACTGCCGATTTTGCCGAAGTCGCTTCGGAGACGGCGAAAAAACTGTACGATATCCTGTCTCTATGGGATGAACCGATATCGTTGGATCTGCTTTTCGTCGCCTTTCGGGATGATCATGAAGAAAACCGGATCGGCATCTTTCTGCTGGAAAACAAAACGGCCTATACCCATCAGATTCTCGACGACGAAGGCAGCGTTTACAGCAAACTGATCAAGCATTATGCCATCTTGCCGAATACGACGCAGAAAGTCGACGCCTATGCGATTGTCGGACTGCATGACCTGTCCGTAACCTTTGTTGACAAAAAGCGCCGCGTCAACGGTGAAGAACTGCTGATTTTGCCGGAGCGGCTGCTTCAATGCACAGCCGTCATTTCCGGCAAAGAGGCTGTGCAGAAAGCCAATAAGATAGCTCTTGCCGTTGCCGATGAATTCGGCGCCGACCCGATTAGGGTATTATCCAAGGCCAAGCAATACGTTGCCGCCAATGCCGAATTGCCTGATGAATTTTCGCCGAGAGAAATGGGAACGTGTGTCTTTGCCGACAGTCCGCCTTTGCAGGAAGCTTTTTCGGAACAGGCGGCAGCGGCCGGCCTGCCTGAAACGGTTGCAGTGGAAGAAGAATACGCCCGCAAAACCGGTACGATGCACAAGATCAAAACCGATACGGGTATTGAAATCACCTTTCCGTCAGCATATATTGAAAATACGGAATTTATTCAATTTATCACGAACCCTGACGGCACCCTGTCGATTGAGTTGAAGAAAATCGCCAAAATCATGAATAAATAA